One genomic region from Thermoleptolyngbya sichuanensis A183 encodes:
- a CDS encoding DUF4079 domain-containing protein, whose protein sequence is MNLPSFLWLWRIAAWSMGLSLLTYSLLGISGVWMRRSRRQAFPRPGWLRSLHLALGGLLVLLVLLLLTIGLVGTLGYYGSLGHSVHLVAGLTVVALVLLSAGSAMQIGAERPWARSLHVGTNLVLFLGFIAVSLSGWSVVQKYLP, encoded by the coding sequence TTGAACCTTCCTTCTTTTCTCTGGCTCTGGCGCATTGCGGCCTGGTCGATGGGGCTATCGCTGTTGACCTATAGCCTGCTGGGAATCAGCGGGGTTTGGATGCGGCGTAGTCGTCGTCAGGCGTTCCCCAGACCAGGGTGGCTGCGATCGCTCCACCTGGCGTTAGGCGGGTTGCTGGTGTTGCTGGTGCTGCTGCTGCTAACGATTGGGCTGGTGGGGACGCTGGGCTACTACGGCAGTCTGGGGCATTCGGTGCATCTGGTCGCAGGGCTGACGGTGGTGGCGCTGGTGCTGCTGTCTGCGGGTAGCGCCATGCAGATTGGAGCCGAACGTCCCTGGGCACGATCGCTCCATGTAGGCACGAATCTGGTTCTGTTCCTGGGCTTTATCGCCGTCTCTCTGTCGGGCTGGAGCGTAGTGCAAAAATACCTGCCCTAG
- the atpD gene encoding F0F1 ATP synthase subunit beta, with the protein MVTTAEKTNIGYITQVIGPVVDVRFPSGSLPQIYNALTVKGQNAAGQEISVTCEVQQLLGDNQIRAVAMSSTDGLVRGMEAVDTGAPINVPVGTATLGRIFNVLGEPVDNKGDVATQETLPIHREAPKLTDLETKPSVFETGIKVVDLLTPYRRGGKIGLFGGAGVGKTVIMMELINNIATQHGGVSVFGGVGERTREGNDLYNEMIESGVIDKDNPANSKIALVYGQMNEPPGARMRVGLSALTMAEYFRDVNKQDVLLFIDNIFRFVQAGSEVSALLGRMPSAVGYQPTLSTDVGALQERITSTREGSITSIQAVYVPADDLTDPAPATTFAHLDGTTVLSRGLASKGIYPAVDPLDSASTMLQPDIVGDDHYNTARAVQATLQRYKELQDIIAILGLDELSEDDRLTVARARKIEKFLSQPFFVAEVFTGAPGKYVTLDKTIQGFKKILAGELDDLPEGAFYMVGDIDEAIAKGEKMKSEGK; encoded by the coding sequence ATGGTCACCACAGCAGAGAAAACTAATATTGGCTACATTACTCAGGTCATTGGGCCCGTCGTAGACGTGCGCTTTCCCAGTGGCAGCCTGCCTCAGATTTATAATGCATTGACGGTTAAAGGACAAAACGCCGCTGGGCAAGAAATTTCGGTTACCTGCGAAGTGCAGCAGCTTCTAGGTGACAACCAAATCCGCGCCGTGGCAATGAGTTCAACCGACGGACTGGTGCGGGGCATGGAGGCAGTAGACACGGGCGCACCCATCAACGTGCCTGTGGGAACGGCAACGCTGGGAAGAATTTTTAACGTACTGGGTGAGCCGGTTGATAACAAAGGTGATGTGGCAACGCAGGAAACACTGCCGATTCACCGCGAAGCTCCCAAGCTGACCGACCTGGAAACCAAACCCTCGGTGTTTGAAACCGGGATTAAGGTGGTTGACCTGCTCACTCCCTATCGCCGGGGGGGCAAAATTGGTCTGTTCGGCGGCGCTGGTGTGGGCAAGACCGTGATCATGATGGAACTGATCAACAACATTGCGACCCAGCATGGCGGTGTGTCGGTGTTTGGCGGCGTGGGCGAACGCACCCGCGAAGGCAACGACCTCTACAACGAGATGATTGAGTCGGGTGTAATCGACAAGGACAACCCTGCCAACTCGAAGATTGCGCTGGTGTATGGCCAGATGAATGAGCCGCCCGGAGCGCGGATGCGGGTGGGTCTGTCGGCGCTGACGATGGCAGAATACTTCCGGGACGTAAACAAGCAGGACGTGCTGCTGTTTATTGACAATATTTTCCGGTTTGTGCAGGCAGGTTCTGAGGTGTCTGCGCTGCTGGGCCGGATGCCGTCTGCGGTGGGCTATCAGCCGACGCTGAGTACTGACGTGGGGGCGCTGCAAGAGCGGATTACCTCGACCCGCGAAGGTTCGATTACCTCCATTCAGGCGGTGTACGTGCCTGCGGACGACTTGACCGACCCCGCCCCAGCAACGACCTTTGCCCACCTAGATGGAACTACAGTGCTGTCTCGCGGCTTGGCCTCCAAGGGCATTTATCCGGCGGTAGACCCGCTGGATTCTGCCTCAACCATGCTCCAGCCGGATATTGTGGGCGATGACCACTACAACACGGCTCGTGCGGTGCAGGCAACGCTTCAGCGTTATAAAGAGCTTCAGGACATCATTGCGATCCTGGGTCTAGATGAACTGTCGGAAGACGATCGCCTGACGGTGGCCCGCGCCCGCAAGATTGAAAAGTTCCTGTCGCAGCCGTTCTTTGTGGCGGAAGTGTTTACGGGTGCCCCTGGCAAGTACGTGACACTCGATAAAACCATCCAGGGCTTTAAGAAGATTCTGGCGGGTGAACTGGATGATCTGCCGGAAGGGGCCTTCTACATGGTGGGCGACATTGACGAGGCGATCGCCAAGGGCGAAAAGATGAAGTCTGAAGGCAAGTAA
- the atpC gene encoding ATP synthase F1 subunit epsilon, whose protein sequence is MPLTVRVIAPDKTVWDSPAEEVILPSTTGQLGVLSGHAPMLTALDTGVMRVRANKDWVAIALMGGFAEVDQDEVTILVNGAERGDAINQEEARTAFTEAQAKLNQVQSGGSRQDQLRATQAYKRARARFQASGGMVQ, encoded by the coding sequence ATGCCGCTAACTGTTCGAGTCATTGCGCCAGACAAAACGGTCTGGGATTCTCCGGCAGAGGAAGTGATTCTGCCCAGCACTACGGGTCAGCTTGGCGTGCTGAGCGGACATGCGCCCATGCTGACGGCTCTGGATACGGGCGTGATGCGCGTCCGTGCGAATAAGGACTGGGTGGCGATCGCCCTGATGGGTGGCTTTGCAGAGGTCGATCAGGACGAGGTTACGATCCTGGTGAACGGTGCAGAGCGTGGTGATGCGATCAACCAGGAAGAGGCGCGGACTGCCTTTACTGAGGCTCAGGCCAAACTTAACCAGGTTCAAAGTGGTGGTTCCCGCCAAGACCAACTTCGTGCGACGCAGGCTTACAAGCGGGCTCGCGCTCGGTTCCAGGCATCGGGTGGCATGGTGCAGTAG
- a CDS encoding queuosine precursor transporter yields the protein MRAFKHLDTITALFVAVLLISNIASTKILTLGPLTFDGGTILFPLSYIFGDILTEVYGYGRSRRVIWLGFVSALVMAITLAIVGALPPAADWGNQSAYETILGQTPRIVAASLIAYIAGEFSNSFTLAKLKIRTAGRWLWLRTIGSTLIGQLLDTGLFVLIAFTGVVPNSLLWPLIVSNYLFKCGVEILFTPATYAITGWLKQEEQEDYYDRNTNFNPFHLSQTHQ from the coding sequence ATGCGTGCATTCAAGCATCTCGACACCATTACCGCGCTGTTTGTCGCAGTGCTGTTAATCTCCAACATTGCCTCCACCAAGATTTTGACCCTTGGTCCGCTTACCTTCGACGGCGGCACGATTCTATTTCCCCTCAGCTATATCTTTGGCGACATCTTGACTGAGGTCTACGGCTATGGGCGATCGCGCCGAGTGATTTGGCTGGGCTTTGTGTCAGCGCTGGTCATGGCAATCACGCTCGCCATTGTGGGGGCGCTGCCACCCGCCGCCGACTGGGGCAACCAGTCCGCCTATGAAACCATTCTGGGGCAAACGCCGCGCATCGTGGCAGCAAGCCTGATTGCCTACATTGCGGGAGAGTTTTCCAACTCCTTCACGCTGGCAAAGCTCAAAATTCGCACGGCAGGACGCTGGCTCTGGCTCCGCACCATCGGCTCCACGCTAATTGGGCAACTGCTCGACACCGGGCTATTTGTGCTGATCGCCTTCACAGGGGTCGTGCCAAACTCCCTGCTGTGGCCGCTCATCGTGTCCAATTATTTATTTAAGTGCGGCGTGGAAATTCTCTTCACCCCTGCCACCTACGCGATTACAGGCTGGCTCAAGCAGGAGGAACAGGAGGACTACTACGATCGCAACACCAACTTCAATCCGTTCCACCTGTCGCAAACGCACCAATAA
- the petL gene encoding cytochrome b6-f complex subunit PetL: protein MGFVAYVLMLAIAFGGAIGLYYALRTVKLI from the coding sequence ATGGGATTTGTTGCTTACGTGCTAATGCTGGCGATCGCCTTTGGTGGCGCAATTGGTTTGTACTACGCGCTGCGGACAGTGAAGCTGATTTAG
- a CDS encoding NF041680 family putative transposase, protein MIFNELQQFRQTLYASLGNARDALFDLMDAVLVSACIVSFVRLSQSPVFRRQWSSTYEALRDSRLPRSKVLKLLVQQIPTQQQPLLAGDASRWNRPAARRLKDRTLSGRTGHAPIAGQNYSTLAWIAEDRGSWALPLRHERITSFETPASKAAFQLKQVTRQLAVRPLAIYDRGYGNASFVNQTAGIEADLLLRVTSNRCVYGAPPAYRGRGAPAKHGHKMKLNDPDTWSVPVETVEVDDPNWGRVRVSRWSAYHFRKSPKRAMEVLRVEVLETQSSTRRLAPLWLVWLGEQMPPLETLWLHYLRRFAIEHWYRFAKQRLYWTHPQFSSVSATEQWSSLMPLLSWQLWLARKDCTDHPLPWQAPQETLTPGRVAQAFAGILAAIGTPAPAPKPRGKSPGRGKGHKPTPRPCYPMVKKRASKRKTSEQSLNSPVATAA, encoded by the coding sequence ATGATTTTCAACGAACTTCAGCAATTTCGCCAAACGTTGTATGCCAGCTTGGGAAACGCCAGAGATGCCCTGTTTGATCTGATGGATGCCGTGTTAGTGAGTGCGTGCATCGTGTCGTTTGTGAGGCTATCGCAGAGTCCTGTCTTTCGTCGCCAGTGGTCGAGCACCTATGAAGCGTTGCGCGATAGCCGCCTACCCCGATCAAAGGTGCTGAAGCTGTTGGTGCAGCAGATACCGACTCAGCAGCAACCGTTGTTGGCAGGTGATGCGAGTCGGTGGAACCGTCCTGCTGCCAGGCGTTTGAAAGACCGCACCTTATCAGGCAGAACAGGACATGCCCCGATAGCCGGACAAAACTACAGTACCTTAGCCTGGATTGCTGAAGACAGGGGCAGTTGGGCATTACCATTGCGGCATGAGCGCATCACCAGCTTTGAAACACCCGCCAGTAAAGCGGCATTCCAACTCAAACAAGTGACTCGGCAGTTAGCGGTGCGTCCGTTGGCGATCTACGACCGAGGGTACGGCAATGCCAGTTTTGTCAACCAAACGGCAGGGATTGAGGCAGACTTGCTGCTGCGGGTTACATCCAATCGATGTGTCTATGGCGCGCCCCCAGCGTATCGAGGGCGAGGCGCACCTGCCAAGCATGGACATAAGATGAAACTCAATGACCCTGACACTTGGAGTGTCCCGGTCGAAACCGTTGAAGTCGATGATCCCAACTGGGGACGAGTGCGGGTCAGTCGTTGGAGTGCATACCATTTCCGCAAATCCCCCAAACGGGCAATGGAAGTGTTGCGCGTGGAGGTGCTGGAGACACAGAGCAGCACGCGACGCTTGGCTCCTTTGTGGTTAGTTTGGCTGGGTGAGCAGATGCCTCCGTTAGAAACCCTGTGGTTGCACTACCTCCGTCGCTTTGCCATTGAACACTGGTATCGCTTTGCCAAGCAGAGGCTATATTGGACACATCCCCAGTTCAGTTCTGTATCGGCAACCGAACAGTGGAGCAGCCTGATGCCGTTGCTCAGTTGGCAGTTGTGGTTAGCGCGAAAGGACTGTACTGACCACCCCTTGCCCTGGCAGGCACCGCAAGAAACGTTGACTCCGGGTCGGGTCGCACAAGCGTTTGCAGGCATTTTGGCAGCGATTGGCACCCCTGCTCCTGCGCCTAAACCTCGTGGTAAATCGCCAGGACGAGGCAAGGGGCACAAGCCAACTCCTCGTCCCTGCTATCCGATGGTCAAAAAACGAGCCTCGAAACGCAAGACATCCGAACAATCCCTGAACAGTCCGGTTGCAACAGCAGCTTAA
- a CDS encoding transposase: MSPTSRLYDALNDFLRQCDMQWQDARHLQTLCWMIIGMIGSQNVHLNGFGVYVRSRAQMAQSHQRRFRRWLSNRRINVASAHHALIGQALSNWQTQRLYLSLDTTVVWNCFCIVWVAVVYRGRTVPVAWKVVAQSSSTVRLWTIQRVLRQAQRLMPEGVAIVLLADRGFADGKLMKYLRENLGWHFRIRIKRSFQFQHQGQWRQVSSVQLQPGQAYFTPAVSVGRTKPYDNVYLAFAHDKLSSENWTIVSDEPTNLQTFAQYRLRFQVEESFLDLKSNGFNLEASRLRDKVALSQLCGVIALTMLFLVLQGVQVVASGKRRQVDAHWKRGMSYLKLGWNWIRLAITHQWKIHVYQFLSCSPDPQPAIASRRQHDDSLKREFTVLSRIPAS, encoded by the coding sequence ATGTCACCGACTTCCCGTCTTTATGATGCGTTGAATGATTTTCTGCGTCAATGCGACATGCAGTGGCAGGATGCTCGCCATCTGCAAACACTGTGCTGGATGATCATTGGCATGATTGGAAGCCAAAACGTTCATCTCAATGGATTTGGGGTGTATGTGAGGAGTCGCGCTCAAATGGCTCAATCCCACCAACGCCGGTTTCGCCGCTGGTTGTCGAATCGGCGGATCAATGTCGCGTCCGCTCATCATGCGCTGATTGGGCAGGCTCTGTCCAACTGGCAGACCCAACGACTCTACTTAAGCCTCGATACAACGGTCGTATGGAATTGTTTCTGCATCGTCTGGGTCGCAGTGGTGTACCGAGGAAGAACGGTTCCGGTCGCTTGGAAAGTGGTGGCGCAATCAAGCAGCACCGTCAGGTTGTGGACGATTCAACGGGTACTGCGGCAAGCGCAACGGCTGATGCCCGAGGGTGTCGCGATTGTCCTTTTGGCAGACCGAGGGTTTGCCGATGGCAAGTTGATGAAATACCTCCGGGAGAATCTGGGTTGGCATTTCCGCATCCGCATCAAACGCTCCTTCCAATTTCAGCACCAAGGGCAGTGGCGCCAGGTATCGTCGGTTCAATTGCAACCAGGACAAGCTTACTTTACGCCTGCAGTGTCGGTGGGTAGAACAAAGCCCTACGACAATGTTTACCTTGCCTTTGCCCACGACAAACTCAGCAGCGAGAATTGGACAATTGTGAGTGATGAGCCGACGAACTTGCAGACGTTTGCCCAATATCGACTGAGATTTCAGGTGGAGGAGTCGTTTTTGGATTTGAAGTCCAACGGGTTTAATCTCGAAGCCTCCAGACTCAGAGACAAGGTTGCCCTTTCCCAGTTGTGTGGGGTAATCGCCTTGACGATGCTGTTCTTAGTTCTCCAAGGGGTGCAAGTGGTCGCATCCGGCAAGCGTCGCCAAGTCGATGCTCACTGGAAGCGCGGCATGAGTTATCTCAAGCTGGGCTGGAATTGGATTCGGCTGGCTATCACTCACCAGTGGAAGATTCACGTTTATCAGTTCCTCTCCTGTTCACCTGACCCTCAACCTGCCATCGCATCAAGGCGACAACACGATGACTCCCTAAAGCGTGAATTCACTGTCCTCAGCCGTATTCCAGCTTCTTAG
- a CDS encoding GlsB/YeaQ/YmgE family stress response membrane protein yields MNLLAWIVLGLVAGAIAKAIYPGHQGGGILGTLLLGVIGAFVGGSLYNLITTGTLALTATGLSIGGVFIAVLGAIIALFVYYSATRRAV; encoded by the coding sequence ATGAACCTTCTAGCTTGGATCGTGTTGGGTCTGGTAGCCGGTGCGATCGCCAAAGCGATTTATCCGGGTCATCAAGGCGGCGGTATTTTAGGCACACTGCTGCTGGGTGTGATTGGTGCATTTGTGGGTGGTAGCCTTTACAACCTGATCACGACAGGCACTCTAGCGCTCACGGCTACCGGACTTAGCATTGGTGGTGTTTTTATTGCCGTGCTGGGCGCGATTATTGCACTGTTTGTTTACTACTCCGCGACTCGTCGGGCTGTCTAA
- a CDS encoding resolvase, whose amino-acid sequence MDNRVFTTPEGLLTVEAAQKVLNRSRASVYRYANTDPNTLNPPYDPSRLNPELRQTLEDPILFHPNEVARFAADILGMKQVTIHVQESAETTTHKLLRAILSELQSIRELLESKPLS is encoded by the coding sequence ATGGACAACCGAGTTTTCACCACCCCCGAAGGACTGCTGACCGTCGAAGCTGCCCAAAAAGTGCTGAATCGTTCCCGTGCTTCGGTCTATCGCTATGCCAACACCGACCCAAATACCCTAAATCCGCCCTATGACCCATCGCGGCTCAACCCGGAATTGCGCCAAACGCTCGAAGATCCCATCCTGTTTCACCCCAATGAAGTCGCCCGCTTTGCAGCCGATATCCTTGGAATGAAACAAGTCACAATTCATGTTCAAGAATCAGCAGAAACCACCACCCACAAGCTATTGCGGGCGATTCTCTCAGAACTTCAAAGCATTCGAGAACTACTTGAATCTAAGCCTCTAAGTTGA
- a CDS encoding glycosyltransferase, which translates to MPRFYQDSPLLYRWLEGWLYGCTIVGKRPFGSGVAELMDWENSAIDFPRGSNAVEFLESLLADQDFLQQNSLRNHCECLLRHDWRYRLRDLLAIASLPFPARLDAEIQALQQKGDRLLEECRIPIYF; encoded by the coding sequence GTGCCGCGTTTCTATCAGGATTCTCCCTTGCTGTATCGATGGTTAGAGGGTTGGCTCTACGGCTGCACGATTGTTGGGAAACGTCCGTTTGGGTCAGGCGTGGCGGAGTTGATGGATTGGGAGAACAGCGCAATTGATTTTCCAAGGGGCAGCAATGCGGTTGAGTTTTTGGAATCTCTGCTAGCGGATCAGGATTTTTTACAGCAAAACTCCCTCCGAAATCACTGTGAGTGCCTCTTGCGGCACGACTGGCGCTATCGCCTTCGAGATCTGTTGGCGATCGCCAGTTTGCCTTTTCCTGCGAGGCTGGACGCAGAAATTCAAGCGCTGCAACAAAAGGGCGATCGCCTGCTGGAAGAATGCCGCATCCCGATTTATTTTTAA
- a CDS encoding ISKra4 family transposase (programmed frameshift) yields MEACTAEIAEILYRNSNREGLDSLEGIEQTVRRQMLEEVSPRVAPFFVNQKAYPARGRVRRLKSLVGVLEIRQSQAERLGVKAYSRLSGGLEKANLRLSANESFQDAEDDIVALTGMRVGHSTQQRLVGRQSFESAEAKQGVSEVSIDGGKVRLRDLLESDSPWRDYKAVRVEGIDYNAFFQDNDSLIDYLSAQRLLSPLVCLGDGHAGVWNLFAQLTTVETRWEILDWYHLKENLYKVGGSLKRLAAAEMLLWQGQVEAARALFADCRRKQARNFEAYLSTHRSRIVNYGFYQAEQLCSIGSGAVESAVKQIGRRLQISGARWNTASVNAMLSLRCAYLNGQLAS; encoded by the exons TTGGAAGCTTGTACAGCAGAGATCGCCGAGATTTTGTATCGCAATAGCAACCGAGAGGGGCTCGATAGTCTAGAAGGCATCGAGCAGACTGTACGACGGCAAATGCTAGAGGAGGTGAGCCCTCGAGTTGCCC CTTTTTTTGTCAACCAGAAAGCCTACCCCGCCCGAGGCCGGGTTCGCCGATTGAAGAGTTTGGTAGGGGTCCTTGAGATTCGTCAAAGTCAGGCAGAACGGTTAGGCGTAAAGGCTTACAGCCGTCTCAGTGGTGGCCTAGAGAAAGCCAACCTACGCTTAAGTGCCAACGAATCGTTTCAAGATGCAGAGGATGACATCGTAGCCCTGACCGGGATGCGGGTCGGGCACTCGACCCAACAACGTCTGGTGGGGCGTCAGTCGTTCGAGTCTGCCGAGGCTAAACAAGGCGTCAGTGAGGTCAGCATTGATGGCGGCAAAGTCCGTCTGCGTGACCTGCTAGAGTCCGATAGCCCGTGGCGAGACTACAAAGCGGTGCGGGTGGAGGGGATTGATTACAACGCCTTCTTCCAAGACAATGACAGCTTGATTGATTATCTCAGCGCTCAACGCTTGCTCTCCCCACTGGTCTGTCTGGGCGATGGTCACGCTGGGGTGTGGAATCTGTTTGCTCAACTCACCACCGTTGAGACCCGTTGGGAAATCCTCGATTGGTACCATCTCAAAGAAAACCTCTACAAAGTCGGTGGGTCGCTCAAGCGCTTAGCAGCGGCGGAAATGCTGTTATGGCAAGGTCAAGTGGAAGCCGCCAGGGCCCTCTTTGCCGACTGTCGGCGCAAGCAAGCCCGCAATTTTGAAGCCTATCTGAGCACCCATCGCTCTCGCATCGTGAATTATGGGTTCTACCAGGCTGAGCAACTCTGTTCTATTGGATCAGGAGCCGTAGAATCGGCTGTCAAACAGATTGGGCGACGCCTCCAAATTTCGGGTGCTCGCTGGAATACGGCCTCCGTTAATGCCATGTTGAGTCTGCGCTGTGCCTACCTCAATGGACAGCTCGCCAGTTGA
- a CDS encoding NIL domain-containing protein: protein MKKRVTLTFPKRSVHMPVTYRLAKDFNVAANIIRAQVAPNQIGTLVVELSGDIDQLDAALDWLRSQDIGISTASREILIDEDLCVHCGLCTGVCPTEALSLDPQTFRLNFGRSRCIVCEQCIPTCPVQAISTNL, encoded by the coding sequence GTGAAAAAGCGCGTTACGCTCACGTTTCCCAAGCGCTCGGTTCACATGCCCGTCACCTATCGGCTGGCAAAGGATTTTAACGTGGCTGCCAACATCATCCGCGCCCAGGTCGCGCCGAATCAAATCGGGACGCTGGTGGTGGAGCTGTCGGGCGATATTGATCAGCTAGATGCGGCGCTGGACTGGCTGCGATCGCAGGATATTGGCATTTCCACCGCCAGCCGCGAAATCCTGATTGATGAAGACCTGTGCGTCCACTGCGGCCTCTGCACGGGAGTCTGCCCAACGGAAGCGTTGAGCCTCGACCCACAGACCTTCCGGCTCAATTTCGGGCGATCGCGCTGCATTGTTTGCGAACAGTGCATCCCCACCTGCCCGGTGCAGGCAATCTCCACTAACCTGTAG
- a CDS encoding phosphoribosyltransferase: protein MSDLYVSWPDYHRLIEQLAVKVYESDWEFNQIVCIARGGLRVGDLLSRVFDLPLAILSTASYHGPGGRSRGAITFSRDLAMTTPNLGSNVLLVDDLVDSGISLKRSVEWLNHNYGFYIDEMRTGVLWYKACSIFQPDYYVDYLEDNPWIHQPFEYYENTTAEALAAKLSAPA from the coding sequence ATGTCAGATCTCTACGTCTCGTGGCCCGACTATCATCGCCTAATTGAACAGCTTGCCGTCAAGGTTTATGAATCCGACTGGGAATTTAACCAGATTGTTTGCATTGCCCGGGGCGGCCTGCGGGTTGGCGATTTGCTCTCGCGGGTGTTTGACCTGCCGCTGGCGATTTTGTCTACAGCTTCTTATCATGGGCCAGGAGGGCGATCGCGCGGTGCAATCACCTTTTCTCGCGACCTGGCCATGACTACGCCCAATCTGGGCAGCAATGTTCTGCTGGTGGATGATCTGGTCGATTCAGGCATCAGCCTCAAGCGCAGCGTCGAATGGCTAAATCACAACTACGGCTTCTATATTGACGAGATGCGGACTGGCGTTCTCTGGTACAAAGCCTGCTCCATCTTTCAGCCGGATTACTACGTAGACTATCTGGAAGATAACCCCTGGATTCATCAGCCCTTCGAGTATTACGAAAACACCACTGCCGAAGCACTGGCCGCAAAGCTGTCAGCCCCGGCCTAG
- a CDS encoding MFS transporter, producing the protein MSESASKLSKSSKSPEDTLSFGTKLAYGAGDLGTAITANILAVFLLVFFTSVAGIPAGIAGSILLVGKIWDAVNDPIVGILSDRTQSRWGRRYPWIVAGAIPFGIFFFLQWIVPRFSDNPTTNLWALVAYYIAVSVLFNAFYTVVNLPYTALTPELTDDYDERTSLNSFRFIFSIGGSILSLVIVLAIFNAIPDDVAQQYRAIGAICAVISVLPFFWCVFGTYGHVTRRQQLRGAVETSTQEMPILQQLKVAFANRPFLFVIGIYLCSWLALQNTVTIIPYFVRDWMGLSNAVYTQVVMAVQVTALAMLLVWERISRRVGKKAVYILGMVLWVMAEIGLFFLQPGQVGWMYFLGILAGMGVSTAYLIPWSMVPDVIDLDELHTGQRREGVFYSFMVFLQKMGLAIALFLVGLALDTAGFIESTAGEATPIQPDSALTAIRVMIGPLPAIVLLLGIGLAYFYPISREVHANILLQLHERKHASGNPPDTEPGLR; encoded by the coding sequence ATGAGCGAGTCTGCCTCCAAACTGTCCAAATCTTCCAAATCTCCCGAAGACACCCTCAGCTTTGGCACCAAGCTGGCCTATGGAGCCGGAGACTTGGGAACCGCCATCACGGCAAATATCCTGGCGGTGTTTTTGCTGGTGTTTTTTACCAGCGTGGCGGGCATTCCGGCGGGCATCGCAGGCAGTATTCTGCTGGTCGGCAAAATCTGGGATGCCGTGAATGATCCGATTGTGGGGATTCTGAGCGATCGCACTCAAAGCCGCTGGGGCCGCCGCTATCCCTGGATCGTCGCAGGCGCGATTCCCTTCGGCATTTTCTTCTTCTTGCAGTGGATTGTGCCTCGTTTTTCCGACAATCCCACCACAAACCTATGGGCACTGGTGGCCTACTACATCGCGGTTTCAGTGCTGTTCAACGCCTTCTACACCGTCGTCAACCTGCCCTACACCGCCCTCACTCCAGAACTCACCGACGACTACGACGAGCGCACCAGCCTCAACAGTTTTCGCTTTATCTTTTCCATCGGCGGCAGCATTTTGTCGCTGGTAATCGTGCTGGCCATTTTCAACGCCATTCCCGACGACGTAGCTCAGCAATATCGGGCGATCGGCGCAATTTGTGCGGTGATTTCGGTGCTGCCCTTTTTCTGGTGTGTGTTTGGGACTTACGGCCATGTGACGCGGCGACAACAGCTTCGCGGCGCAGTCGAAACCAGCACCCAGGAAATGCCCATCCTCCAGCAGCTCAAAGTGGCCTTTGCCAATCGCCCCTTTTTGTTTGTGATTGGTATTTACCTTTGCTCTTGGCTGGCGCTGCAAAACACCGTCACCATCATTCCCTACTTCGTGCGCGACTGGATGGGTCTGTCGAACGCGGTCTACACCCAGGTCGTGATGGCGGTGCAGGTAACGGCGTTGGCAATGCTGCTGGTGTGGGAGCGAATTTCGCGGCGCGTGGGCAAAAAAGCGGTCTACATCCTGGGCATGGTGCTGTGGGTGATGGCAGAAATTGGGCTGTTTTTCCTTCAGCCGGGACAGGTGGGCTGGATGTATTTTTTGGGAATTTTAGCCGGGATGGGTGTGTCTACGGCTTACCTGATTCCTTGGTCGATGGTGCCCGATGTGATTGATTTGGACGAACTGCACACCGGACAGCGGCGCGAGGGCGTGTTCTATAGCTTTATGGTGTTTTTGCAAAAAATGGGGCTGGCGATCGCTCTCTTCCTGGTCGGGCTGGCGCTGGATACCGCTGGCTTTATCGAAAGCACTGCCGGAGAAGCAACCCCCATTCAGCCAGACTCGGCACTCACCGCCATCCGCGTGATGATCGGTCCGCTGCCGGCCATCGTGCTGCTGCTGGGCATTGGGCTGGCCTATTTCTACCCCATCTCCCGCGAGGTTCATGCCAATATCCTGCTGCAACTGCACGAGCGCAAGCACGCATCGGGAAATCCGCCGGATACTGAGCCAGGCCTACGCTGA